Below is a window of Pseudomonas sp. B21-040 DNA.
CTGCGGCGACATTCTGTCGCCACTTCATGCGTTAACAGGCGGTCCGGTAATCCATGAACACAACGTTTTCCTGCGTAGGTTGCGGCAAGTGCTGCAATGACCACCACGTCCCGCTGACGCTGGCGGAAGCCCGGATGTGGGCGGCCGATGGCGGTCAGGTGATCGTGCTCGTCGAGGGTTTCCTGGGGAACGGCCTGGGCCTGCCGGCGCAGCAACGCGAACATGCCGAACGCCGTTCGGTGGTGGTTCGAAGCGGCGCGTCCGAGGCCTATGTGGCGATCACCTTTGCCGCCTACAACGTCGGTCCCTGCCGGAATCTTGACGAAGACAACCTGTGCCGCATTTACCAACGCCGACCGCTGGTGTGCCGCATCTACCCGGCGGAAATCAACCCACACATCATGCTGGACACGGCGACCAAGGACTGCCCGCCCGAGTCGTGGGAACAAGGCCCGGACTTGATCATCGACGGCGAAATGGTCGATCAGGAACTGAAAGAGCTGATCCTGCGTTCGCGCCAGGCGGATCGTGATGATGTCCAGGCCAAGGACGCGATTTGCGCGTTATTGGGCATTCGCACGACAGCGCTGAAGGGCGATGGATTTACGGCCTATCTGCCAGACATGACGGCATTTGCCAATGTCATCGACCACGTAACAGCACAACCGTTGGCAGCGTCAGGGGCTGACTGGGTGTTTCATGTGTCGGGAGATGAAATTGCCGGGCAAGTGCAGGCGGCAGGTGCGCAACTGGTGACCGAAGCGCCGGTGAACTACGCGTTTATTTCGTTGCGGGCGGCTTGAGAGGCCCGGCTCCAGACGTCGGAGCCACCGCACAACTCCATTGCACAATGGCCCGTCACCGATAGAACTAGCGGGCCGTGACCGCCAGGCATTCCACTTCTACTTTCGCACCCGCAACCAACTGGCCGGCAAACGTCGTACGAGCCGGCAAACGGTCCCCCGGGAAGTAACTGCGATACACAGTACTCATGGCGGAAAAATCCTTGATGTCAGCCAGGATGACCGTGCATTTGGCCACTTGGACCAGGGATGAACCATTGCCTTGCAATGCCGCACGCAAGTTCTCCATGGCCTGGGTCGTTTGCGGTCCGATGCCGCCCTTGACCAATTTGCCATCAGCTCCGAGGCCGATCACCCCGGACAGGTAAACCGTGTGCCCCACCTGCACCGCATCGGAAAATGGCAGGCCTTCTTCATTAGGAAAGTAACGGGGTGCATCGGTAGTCACGGGGGGCAAGTAACGCTGGGTTATCGCCTGGTACTGGCCATTTCGCTTGAGACGCTCAAGGCCAGTATTCAGGTTATCGCGCAACGCGGTGTCGTTATTGCGCACCCCCATTGCCACACCGCTGCCCAACATAGGATCGTCGAGCACAGGACCGGCAAAGTCGAATGCCTGTCCTTGAGGCTGGCTCAAAAATGCGTGGGTAATTTCGATCGTGTCCTGCAGGGTTGCGTCGATTTCGCCCGCCTGCAAACTGGCAATCAGTTGATCATTCAAATTGAAACTGCGCACCGTCACCCCGGCCTCAGCCCAACGGGTTTTGGCGAACGTCTCGCGGCTGGTGCCCGCCAGAACACCGACGCGCTTGCCTTTGAGCGAGACCACCGACGGTTGCAAACCGGAACCTTGACGCGCCACCAGTCGGCTGCTCAACGGGTAAAGGTTCTCGGTGAAGTCGATCCGCTCACGTCGCGCCGCCGTAGCGGTCATCGGCATGATGACGTCGAAACGCCTGGCTTCAAGGGCAGCGATATTGGTGGCGTAAGCCTGGTCGATCCAGACACAGCGGGCATTGAGTTCGGCACACAAGGCGTTGCCCAAATCGATGTTCAACCCGACCAGTTCGCCATTTTCATTACGGCTTTCAAATGGCGGAACCAGGGCTTCGACCCCAAAACGGATCTGTGGGTCAGGTTTAGAAGACACACAACCGGTGGTCAGGAGCACCAGCGACAGGACGGTGAGCGTTTTTAGCAGAGGCATTTCAGTGGCTTCGTCGAGAATTCTTGGAAACGAATCTTCGACGAAGGGTCACCAACCTTCCCAGAGGACAAGTCGCTCATCCTTGTGGGAACTGTCTCGGCATCAGACAGATTTCTTTCCAGCAGAAAACATAACCGAGGGTCAACGCTTACCCATCGAACGACGCGTGCCCGGAGGTGCTGCGCCTGGCGTCTTGGTATGCCCATTCTTCGCGCCATTCTTGTACCAAGGCTGGTTGGCGTTCTTGGCGGCGGCCAATTCACCCGGTTTGAACGGGAACTTGAATGCCGGGATCGCGGCTTTGGTTTCGCTGTCTGCGCTGGAGTCGACGCTGTCTGGCAGGTCTGCCTGGTCGTCGCTCAAAGCGTCGGCAACCGGCGGTTGTGTCGGGGAAGTCATGAAAGCTCCGGGTGGTGCACATAGAGTCGGGCCCGGTCAGCGAGCCGCGAAAGGCGGCAGTATACCTGTGTCGAGAGCTGCAAGCTTCACGCCGCGAGCGAGTCCGTCGGGTTTTGTGTTGACTGAACTGCCGCCATCGCGGGCAAGCCCGGCTCCCACAAGGACCCAACGTATCTGTAGGAGCCGAGCTTGCTCGCGATGAACGATAACGCGGTCAACCTGACCGAACGCCATGCAAGCAAAATCAAGATCCCTCCCAAACTGACAGCGCCGTCAGTTAGCAGTCACCCTCCTGACGGGCTGACAGGGTTATAAAGGAGGGTATAAA
It encodes the following:
- a CDS encoding YkgJ family cysteine cluster protein — its product is MNTTFSCVGCGKCCNDHHVPLTLAEARMWAADGGQVIVLVEGFLGNGLGLPAQQREHAERRSVVVRSGASEAYVAITFAAYNVGPCRNLDEDNLCRIYQRRPLVCRIYPAEINPHIMLDTATKDCPPESWEQGPDLIIDGEMVDQELKELILRSRQADRDDVQAKDAICALLGIRTTALKGDGFTAYLPDMTAFANVIDHVTAQPLAASGADWVFHVSGDEIAGQVQAAGAQLVTEAPVNYAFISLRAA
- a CDS encoding transporter substrate-binding domain-containing protein — translated: MPLLKTLTVLSLVLLTTGCVSSKPDPQIRFGVEALVPPFESRNENGELVGLNIDLGNALCAELNARCVWIDQAYATNIAALEARRFDVIMPMTATAARRERIDFTENLYPLSSRLVARQGSGLQPSVVSLKGKRVGVLAGTSRETFAKTRWAEAGVTVRSFNLNDQLIASLQAGEIDATLQDTIEITHAFLSQPQGQAFDFAGPVLDDPMLGSGVAMGVRNNDTALRDNLNTGLERLKRNGQYQAITQRYLPPVTTDAPRYFPNEEGLPFSDAVQVGHTVYLSGVIGLGADGKLVKGGIGPQTTQAMENLRAALQGNGSSLVQVAKCTVILADIKDFSAMSTVYRSYFPGDRLPARTTFAGQLVAGAKVEVECLAVTAR